In a genomic window of Accipiter gentilis chromosome 23, bAccGen1.1, whole genome shotgun sequence:
- the EOGT gene encoding EGF domain-specific O-linked N-acetylglucosamine transferase isoform X3 — protein sequence MFMLLVFGLLLQEILANSQAENLTVFKNIPEEPLYSYKAINLPDEHIPYFLHNNQHITGICKQDSHCPYKKYLKKLKSCWGYEKSCKSDYRFSYPVCDYVETGWASDIETAQQIFWKQADFGYIQERLNEMKTHCKPAATGDSSLTCSQYLQHCRATNLYLDLRTVKRNHDRFKEDFFQKGEIGGHCTLNVQAFLAEGQRKSPLQSWFAELQTFTALNFRPLEDGKCDIVIEKPTYFMKLDAGVNMYHHFCDFVNLYITQHINNSFSTDVNIVMWDTSSYGYGDLFSETWKAFTDYEIIHLKTFDSKRVCFKEAVFSLLPRMRYGLFYNTPLDGKIRVTILARSTDYRKILNQNELLSALKTVSTLEVKVVDYKYKELEFSEQLRITHNSDIFIGMHGAGLTHLLFLPDWAVVFELYNCEDERCYLDLARLRGIHYITWRKRNKVFPQDQGHHPTLGEHPKFTNYSFDVEEFMYLVLLAANHVSQHSKWPFREMLEDGECYSLVSHYSLSGNE from the exons ATGTTCATGCTGCTCGTGTTTGGATTGCTACTGCAAGAAATTCTGGCGAATTCCCAAGCTGAAAATCTTACTGTATTCAAAAACATTCCAGAAGAGCCATTATATAGCTACAAAGCTATCAACTTGCCAGATGAGCATATTCCATACTTTCTGCACAATAATCAGCATATTACTGGCATCTGTAAGCAAGACTCTCATTGCCCATATAAa aaatacTTGAAGAAACTAAAATCCTGCTGGGGTTATGAAAAATCTTGCAAATCAGATTACAGGTTCAGTTACCCAGTGTGTGATTATGTTGAAACTGGATG GGCAAGTGACATTGAGACAGCCCAACAAATATTCTGGAAACAAGCTGACTTTGGTTACATTCAAGAGAGGCTCAATGAAATGAAAACCCATTGTAAGCCTGCAGCAACA GGAGATTCGTCTCTGACCTGTTCTCAGTACCTTCAGCATTGCAGAGCCACAAACTTGTACCTTGATTTACGAACTGTAAAAAGAAACCATGACAG ATTCAAAGAAGACTTCTTCCAGAAGGGAGAAATTGGAGGTCATTGCACCCTCAACGTTCAAGCATTTTTGGCTGAAGGTCAACGCAAGAGCCCTTTGCAGTCTTG GTTTGCAGAACTCCAGACATTTACTGCATTAAACTTCAGGCCCCTAGAAGATGGCAAGTGTGACATTGTTATTGAAAAGCCAACATACTTCATGAAATTAGATGCAG GTGTTAATATGTACCATCACTTCTGTGATTTCGTCAATCTTTATATTACACAGCATATAAATAATTCCTTCAGTACTGATGTCAACATAGTCATGTGGGACACC AGTTCATATGGCTATGGCGACCTGTTCAGTGAGACATGGAAGGCATTTACTGACTATGAAATTATACACTTGAAAACCTTTGACTCTAAGAGG GTATGCTTTAAAGAAGCAGTCTTCTCATTACTGCCTCGAATGCGATATGGCTTGTTTTATAACACACCATTG gaTGGGAAAATTCGAGTCACAATACTTGCACGCAGTACAGATTACCGGAAAATATTAAACCAGAATGAG cTTTTAAGTGCTTTGAAAACAGTATCAACGTTGGAGGTCAAAGTGGTAGACTACAAATACAA GGAACTTGAATTTTCAGAGCAATTGAGAATTACCCACAACTCTGATATATTCATTGGGATGCATGGAGCTGGACTTACCCATTTGCTCTTTCTACCAGACTGGGCTGTTGTTTTTGAACT ATACAATTGTGAAGATGAACGTTGTTACCTGGATTTGGCAAGGCTGAGAGGCATTCACTACATCACTTGGCGAAAAAGGAATAAAGTATTCCCTCAAGATCAG gGACACCACCCAACTCTGGGAGAACATCCAAAATTTACAAACTACTCCTTTGATGTGGAAGAATTTATGTACTTGGTGCTTCTGGCTGCAAATCATGTTTCACAGCATTCCAAGTGGCCATTTAGG GAAATGCTGGAGGATGGAGAGTGTTACAGCTTGGTTTCTCACTATAGTCTCTCTGGGAATGAATGA
- the EOGT gene encoding EGF domain-specific O-linked N-acetylglucosamine transferase isoform X1 gives MFMLLVFGLLLQEILANSQAENLTVFKNIPEEPLYSYKAINLPDEHIPYFLHNNQHITGICKQDSHCPYKKYLKKLKSCWGYEKSCKSDYRFSYPVCDYVETGWASDIETAQQIFWKQADFGYIQERLNEMKTHCKPAATGDSSLTCSQYLQHCRATNLYLDLRTVKRNHDRFKEDFFQKGEIGGHCTLNVQAFLAEGQRKSPLQSWFAELQTFTALNFRPLEDGKCDIVIEKPTYFMKLDAGVNMYHHFCDFVNLYITQHINNSFSTDVNIVMWDTSSYGYGDLFSETWKAFTDYEIIHLKTFDSKRVCFKEAVFSLLPRMRYGLFYNTPLISGCHGTGLFRAFSQHVLHRLNITQEGPKDGKIRVTILARSTDYRKILNQNELLSALKTVSTLEVKVVDYKYKELEFSEQLRITHNSDIFIGMHGAGLTHLLFLPDWAVVFELYNCEDERCYLDLARLRGIHYITWRKRNKVFPQDQGHHPTLGEHPKFTNYSFDVEEFMYLVLLAANHVSQHSKWPFREMLEDGECYSLVSHYSLSGNE, from the exons ATGTTCATGCTGCTCGTGTTTGGATTGCTACTGCAAGAAATTCTGGCGAATTCCCAAGCTGAAAATCTTACTGTATTCAAAAACATTCCAGAAGAGCCATTATATAGCTACAAAGCTATCAACTTGCCAGATGAGCATATTCCATACTTTCTGCACAATAATCAGCATATTACTGGCATCTGTAAGCAAGACTCTCATTGCCCATATAAa aaatacTTGAAGAAACTAAAATCCTGCTGGGGTTATGAAAAATCTTGCAAATCAGATTACAGGTTCAGTTACCCAGTGTGTGATTATGTTGAAACTGGATG GGCAAGTGACATTGAGACAGCCCAACAAATATTCTGGAAACAAGCTGACTTTGGTTACATTCAAGAGAGGCTCAATGAAATGAAAACCCATTGTAAGCCTGCAGCAACA GGAGATTCGTCTCTGACCTGTTCTCAGTACCTTCAGCATTGCAGAGCCACAAACTTGTACCTTGATTTACGAACTGTAAAAAGAAACCATGACAG ATTCAAAGAAGACTTCTTCCAGAAGGGAGAAATTGGAGGTCATTGCACCCTCAACGTTCAAGCATTTTTGGCTGAAGGTCAACGCAAGAGCCCTTTGCAGTCTTG GTTTGCAGAACTCCAGACATTTACTGCATTAAACTTCAGGCCCCTAGAAGATGGCAAGTGTGACATTGTTATTGAAAAGCCAACATACTTCATGAAATTAGATGCAG GTGTTAATATGTACCATCACTTCTGTGATTTCGTCAATCTTTATATTACACAGCATATAAATAATTCCTTCAGTACTGATGTCAACATAGTCATGTGGGACACC AGTTCATATGGCTATGGCGACCTGTTCAGTGAGACATGGAAGGCATTTACTGACTATGAAATTATACACTTGAAAACCTTTGACTCTAAGAGG GTATGCTTTAAAGAAGCAGTCTTCTCATTACTGCCTCGAATGCGATATGGCTTGTTTTATAACACACCATTG atctCTGGTTGTCACGGTACAGGGCTATTTAGAGCATTTTCTCAGCATGTGTTACACAGATTAAATATCACACAAGAAGGACCCAAG gaTGGGAAAATTCGAGTCACAATACTTGCACGCAGTACAGATTACCGGAAAATATTAAACCAGAATGAG cTTTTAAGTGCTTTGAAAACAGTATCAACGTTGGAGGTCAAAGTGGTAGACTACAAATACAA GGAACTTGAATTTTCAGAGCAATTGAGAATTACCCACAACTCTGATATATTCATTGGGATGCATGGAGCTGGACTTACCCATTTGCTCTTTCTACCAGACTGGGCTGTTGTTTTTGAACT ATACAATTGTGAAGATGAACGTTGTTACCTGGATTTGGCAAGGCTGAGAGGCATTCACTACATCACTTGGCGAAAAAGGAATAAAGTATTCCCTCAAGATCAG gGACACCACCCAACTCTGGGAGAACATCCAAAATTTACAAACTACTCCTTTGATGTGGAAGAATTTATGTACTTGGTGCTTCTGGCTGCAAATCATGTTTCACAGCATTCCAAGTGGCCATTTAGG GAAATGCTGGAGGATGGAGAGTGTTACAGCTTGGTTTCTCACTATAGTCTCTCTGGGAATGAATGA
- the EOGT gene encoding EGF domain-specific O-linked N-acetylglucosamine transferase isoform X2, with protein MFMLLVFGLLLQEILANSQAENLTVFKNIPEEPLYSYKAINLPDEHIPYFLHNNQHITGICKQDSHCPYKKYLKKLKSCWGYEKSCKSDYRFSYPVCDYVETGWASDIETAQQIFWKQADFGYIQERLNEMKTHCKPAATGDSSLTCSQYLQHCRATNLYLDLRTVKRNHDRFKEDFFQKGEIGGHCTLNVQAFLAEGQRKSPLQSWFAELQTFTALNFRPLEDGKCDIVIEKPTYFMKLDAGVNMYHHFCDFVNLYITQHINNSFSTDVNIVMWDTSSYGYGDLFSETWKAFTDYEIIHLKTFDSKRVCFKEAVFSLLPRMRYGLFYNTPLISGCHGTGLFRAFSQHVLHRLNITQEGPKDGKIRVTILARSTDYRKILNQNELLSALKTVSTLEVKVVDYKYKELEFSEQLRITHNSDIFIGMHGAGLTHLLFLPDWAVVFELYNCEDERCYLDLARLRGIHYITWRKRNKVFPQDQGHHPTLGEHPKFTNYSFDVEEFMYLVLLAANHVSQHSKWPFRVKHDEF; from the exons ATGTTCATGCTGCTCGTGTTTGGATTGCTACTGCAAGAAATTCTGGCGAATTCCCAAGCTGAAAATCTTACTGTATTCAAAAACATTCCAGAAGAGCCATTATATAGCTACAAAGCTATCAACTTGCCAGATGAGCATATTCCATACTTTCTGCACAATAATCAGCATATTACTGGCATCTGTAAGCAAGACTCTCATTGCCCATATAAa aaatacTTGAAGAAACTAAAATCCTGCTGGGGTTATGAAAAATCTTGCAAATCAGATTACAGGTTCAGTTACCCAGTGTGTGATTATGTTGAAACTGGATG GGCAAGTGACATTGAGACAGCCCAACAAATATTCTGGAAACAAGCTGACTTTGGTTACATTCAAGAGAGGCTCAATGAAATGAAAACCCATTGTAAGCCTGCAGCAACA GGAGATTCGTCTCTGACCTGTTCTCAGTACCTTCAGCATTGCAGAGCCACAAACTTGTACCTTGATTTACGAACTGTAAAAAGAAACCATGACAG ATTCAAAGAAGACTTCTTCCAGAAGGGAGAAATTGGAGGTCATTGCACCCTCAACGTTCAAGCATTTTTGGCTGAAGGTCAACGCAAGAGCCCTTTGCAGTCTTG GTTTGCAGAACTCCAGACATTTACTGCATTAAACTTCAGGCCCCTAGAAGATGGCAAGTGTGACATTGTTATTGAAAAGCCAACATACTTCATGAAATTAGATGCAG GTGTTAATATGTACCATCACTTCTGTGATTTCGTCAATCTTTATATTACACAGCATATAAATAATTCCTTCAGTACTGATGTCAACATAGTCATGTGGGACACC AGTTCATATGGCTATGGCGACCTGTTCAGTGAGACATGGAAGGCATTTACTGACTATGAAATTATACACTTGAAAACCTTTGACTCTAAGAGG GTATGCTTTAAAGAAGCAGTCTTCTCATTACTGCCTCGAATGCGATATGGCTTGTTTTATAACACACCATTG atctCTGGTTGTCACGGTACAGGGCTATTTAGAGCATTTTCTCAGCATGTGTTACACAGATTAAATATCACACAAGAAGGACCCAAG gaTGGGAAAATTCGAGTCACAATACTTGCACGCAGTACAGATTACCGGAAAATATTAAACCAGAATGAG cTTTTAAGTGCTTTGAAAACAGTATCAACGTTGGAGGTCAAAGTGGTAGACTACAAATACAA GGAACTTGAATTTTCAGAGCAATTGAGAATTACCCACAACTCTGATATATTCATTGGGATGCATGGAGCTGGACTTACCCATTTGCTCTTTCTACCAGACTGGGCTGTTGTTTTTGAACT ATACAATTGTGAAGATGAACGTTGTTACCTGGATTTGGCAAGGCTGAGAGGCATTCACTACATCACTTGGCGAAAAAGGAATAAAGTATTCCCTCAAGATCAG gGACACCACCCAACTCTGGGAGAACATCCAAAATTTACAAACTACTCCTTTGATGTGGAAGAATTTATGTACTTGGTGCTTCTGGCTGCAAATCATGTTTCACAGCATTCCAAGTGGCCATTTAGGGTAAAACATGATGAATTTTAA